The following proteins come from a genomic window of Corallococcus sp. NCRR:
- a CDS encoding tenascin-X, with amino-acid sequence MARMRTVGSGGRMALAMALAALVAFGSACREEPPLTGARSLLRVSQEAVAFPASYPRVERVVEVRVVNAGRTTLDVEWTALAAPFAADGLPTRMAPGEVPVRLSYRPEATGVLTATLVGRAPGGGEVRVELRGEANPYPDCPTPVACHTSTFDVATEKCVETQAPDGAACDPGNACIQDATCAAGRCKGAERVCDDGNACTTDVCNPLDGCTSVPAPPCPGDGKCQVGACDPKVGCTLAKAPDGTFCGPERGCDAADVCLDGTCQRRDPPDNFTCAPASPCQAPGKCKGSVCERPAATALTPDWTYDAASNGESLHDLLVGPTGDVTLVGFFVPALLDAAGPVPVRASVSGRRCMLWNDRLLCMDLPLSGQVSLLDRVTGSPRWTFDLTTARPDFTQGLTTVFMARLGVMQPDRLAALFEAYPAGTSRDTLCRQYFLVVLDAFGGMVSAQALQDPLLAECNHPHPYGVASDAAGDLYLAFGPTQNVGAPLYPGAPTLLMAFSQDGVPRWRKTEAFAAGELAIVNGVLLNERSTQALRTQDGQAVGSQTFPRTLGRAVATSGHVIPSPSEDDTAGGWTLEGYALPELTPSWTHGFQGWPGPVAPEVRLASWATWPGQPPETVVVGTGMSAAGPVLFAVSAKDGSEVFQCPVPNAATPAQFLELGPDSIVMMDGAETCGDCDPPYAYSQGRFRRFPIPGLKPAEEPWPGTFGGPGHDHHEDPVRGR; translated from the coding sequence ATGGCGCGCATGCGGACGGTGGGCAGTGGGGGCCGGATGGCCCTGGCAATGGCCCTGGCGGCCCTGGTGGCCTTCGGGAGCGCCTGCCGGGAGGAACCCCCGCTGACGGGCGCCAGGAGCCTCCTACGGGTCTCCCAAGAGGCCGTGGCGTTCCCGGCCAGCTACCCCCGGGTGGAGCGCGTGGTGGAGGTGCGGGTGGTGAACGCGGGCCGGACGACGCTGGACGTGGAGTGGACGGCGCTGGCCGCCCCCTTCGCCGCGGACGGGCTGCCCACGCGGATGGCGCCGGGGGAGGTCCCGGTCCGGCTGTCCTACCGGCCGGAGGCCACGGGCGTGCTGACGGCCACGCTGGTGGGCCGGGCGCCGGGGGGCGGGGAGGTGCGGGTGGAGCTGCGCGGGGAGGCGAACCCGTACCCGGACTGCCCCACGCCGGTGGCCTGCCACACCTCCACGTTCGACGTGGCGACGGAGAAGTGCGTGGAGACGCAAGCGCCGGACGGCGCGGCCTGCGACCCGGGCAACGCGTGCATCCAGGACGCCACGTGCGCGGCCGGGCGGTGCAAGGGGGCGGAGCGCGTCTGCGACGACGGCAACGCGTGCACCACGGACGTGTGTAACCCGCTGGACGGCTGCACGTCGGTGCCGGCGCCGCCGTGTCCGGGGGATGGGAAGTGCCAGGTGGGCGCGTGCGACCCGAAGGTGGGGTGCACGCTGGCGAAGGCGCCGGACGGGACGTTCTGCGGCCCGGAGCGCGGCTGTGACGCGGCGGACGTGTGCCTGGACGGGACGTGCCAGCGCCGCGACCCGCCGGACAACTTCACCTGCGCGCCCGCCAGCCCCTGCCAGGCTCCGGGGAAGTGCAAGGGCTCCGTCTGCGAGCGCCCCGCCGCGACGGCGCTGACGCCGGACTGGACCTACGACGCGGCCTCCAACGGCGAGTCGCTGCATGACCTGCTGGTGGGGCCCACGGGGGACGTGACGCTGGTGGGCTTCTTCGTGCCGGCGCTGCTGGACGCGGCGGGCCCGGTGCCGGTGCGCGCGAGCGTGTCCGGGCGCCGGTGCATGCTGTGGAACGACCGGCTGTTGTGCATGGACCTGCCGCTGTCCGGGCAGGTGTCGCTCTTGGACCGGGTGACAGGCTCGCCGCGGTGGACGTTCGATTTGACGACGGCGCGGCCGGACTTCACGCAGGGGCTGACGACGGTGTTCATGGCGCGGCTGGGGGTGATGCAGCCGGACCGGCTGGCGGCCCTCTTCGAGGCGTACCCGGCGGGCACGTCGCGCGACACGCTGTGCCGACAGTACTTCCTGGTGGTGTTGGATGCCTTTGGCGGGATGGTGTCCGCGCAGGCGTTGCAGGATCCGCTGCTCGCCGAGTGCAACCACCCGCATCCGTATGGCGTCGCCTCCGACGCGGCGGGGGATCTGTACCTGGCGTTCGGGCCCACGCAGAACGTGGGGGCGCCGCTGTATCCGGGAGCGCCCACGTTGTTGATGGCGTTCTCGCAGGACGGGGTGCCGCGCTGGCGCAAGACGGAGGCCTTCGCCGCGGGGGAGCTCGCCATCGTGAACGGCGTCCTGCTCAACGAGCGCTCCACGCAGGCGCTGCGCACGCAGGACGGGCAGGCGGTGGGCTCCCAGACCTTCCCGAGGACGCTGGGCCGCGCGGTGGCGACGTCCGGGCACGTGATCCCCTCGCCATCGGAAGATGACACCGCGGGCGGGTGGACGCTGGAGGGCTACGCGTTGCCGGAGCTCACGCCGTCCTGGACGCACGGGTTCCAGGGGTGGCCGGGGCCGGTGGCGCCGGAGGTGCGGCTGGCGAGCTGGGCGACCTGGCCGGGCCAACCGCCGGAGACGGTGGTGGTGGGCACGGGCATGAGCGCGGCGGGGCCGGTGCTGTTCGCGGTGAGCGCGAAGGACGGCAGCGAGGTGTTCCAGTGCCCGGTGCCGAACGCGGCCACGCCCGCGCAGTTCCTGGAGCTGGGGCCGGACAGCATCGTGATGATGGACGGGGCGGAGACGTGCGGCGACTGCGATCCGCCGTATGCCTACAGCCAGGGGCGCTTCCGGCGCTTCCCGATTCCCGGCCTGAAGCCCGCGGAGGAACCCTGGCCCGGAACCTTCGGCGGGCCAGGGCACGACCATCACGAGGACCCGGTGCGCGGGCGCTGA
- a CDS encoding aldo/keto reductase has protein sequence MHYRPLGRTGLFVSELCFGAMTFGGEGYWKNIGQQGQAEADALVGRCLDAGINFFDTANVYSYGQSEELLGKALAPKRSQVVLATKVRGRMGPGQNETGLSRYHLFDSVHASLKRLGTDHIDLLQIHGYDVATPLEETLRALDDLVRQGKVRYLGASNLAAWQLMKALGISDHRGLSRFESLQAYYSIAGRDLERELVPLMKDQGVGLMVWSPLAGGFLSGKYRRDAEGPEGARRTTFDFPPVDRERAYNAIDVMDEVAKETGTSVARVALAWLLHQPHVTTVILGAKTQAQLEDNLAASELRLGAEQLAKLDAVSRLPPEYPGWMVERQNADRLPPAR, from the coding sequence ATGCACTACCGTCCGCTGGGCCGCACCGGCCTGTTTGTCTCTGAACTGTGTTTCGGCGCCATGACCTTCGGTGGCGAGGGCTACTGGAAGAACATCGGGCAGCAGGGACAGGCGGAGGCCGACGCGCTGGTGGGCCGGTGCCTGGACGCGGGCATCAACTTCTTCGACACCGCGAACGTGTATTCGTACGGGCAGTCGGAGGAGCTGCTCGGCAAGGCGCTGGCCCCGAAGCGTTCGCAGGTGGTGCTGGCCACCAAGGTGCGCGGCCGCATGGGCCCGGGCCAGAACGAGACCGGCCTGTCGCGCTACCACCTCTTCGACTCCGTGCACGCGAGCCTCAAGCGCCTGGGCACGGACCACATCGACCTCCTGCAGATCCACGGCTACGACGTGGCCACGCCGCTGGAGGAGACGCTGCGCGCGCTGGACGACCTCGTGCGCCAGGGCAAGGTGCGCTACCTGGGCGCGTCCAACCTGGCCGCGTGGCAGTTGATGAAGGCGCTGGGCATCAGCGACCACCGCGGCCTGTCCCGCTTCGAATCGCTCCAGGCCTACTACTCCATCGCCGGCCGCGACCTGGAGCGGGAGCTGGTGCCGCTGATGAAGGACCAGGGGGTGGGCCTGATGGTGTGGAGCCCGCTCGCGGGCGGCTTCCTCTCCGGCAAGTACCGCCGCGACGCCGAAGGCCCCGAGGGCGCCCGCCGCACCACCTTCGACTTCCCGCCCGTGGACCGCGAGCGCGCGTACAACGCCATCGACGTGATGGACGAGGTCGCGAAGGAGACGGGCACCAGCGTGGCGCGCGTGGCGCTCGCGTGGCTCCTGCACCAGCCGCACGTCACCACCGTCATCCTCGGCGCGAAGACGCAGGCCCAGTTGGAGGACAACCTGGCCGCGTCCGAGCTGCGCCTCGGCGCCGAGCAGCTCGCGAAGCTCGACGCCGTCTCCAGGCTGCCCCCCGAGTACCCGGGCTGGATGGTGGAGCGTCAGAACGCGGACCGCCTCCCTCCGGCCCGCTGA
- a CDS encoding DUF429 domain-containing protein: MTDARRFVGWDLTDPFARAPRPVDEAVVDGNGRVRFSQRVWPPARAGHGLDPEALAEAFAVGPGDVVVVDGPQALANPGAKVRDAEARLRAPGRTPDVLPLPGAPFAGFVRGSVLLFAALRTHARVPMLDLDTPSLSHARLFEAFPGATWRALAVEKLGAKSTPEGRARRQALLEASGLRFEDAGTCTHDQLDAALCAWLGWLTRTRPEHVIAVGLPLTHDADGTLREGCILDLSPRR; this comes from the coding sequence ATGACGGACGCGCGCCGCTTCGTGGGCTGGGACCTGACGGACCCCTTCGCCCGCGCGCCCCGCCCCGTGGACGAGGCTGTCGTGGACGGTAACGGCCGCGTGCGCTTCTCCCAGCGCGTCTGGCCCCCGGCACGGGCCGGGCATGGGCTGGACCCGGAGGCGCTCGCGGAGGCCTTCGCCGTGGGACCCGGTGACGTGGTGGTGGTGGACGGGCCGCAGGCGCTGGCCAATCCCGGCGCGAAGGTGCGGGACGCGGAAGCGCGGCTGCGCGCCCCGGGCCGCACCCCGGACGTGCTGCCCCTGCCCGGTGCGCCCTTCGCGGGCTTCGTGCGCGGCAGCGTGCTGCTGTTCGCCGCGCTGCGGACCCATGCCCGGGTGCCGATGCTGGACCTGGACACGCCGTCGCTGTCACACGCGCGCCTGTTCGAAGCCTTCCCCGGCGCCACCTGGCGCGCGCTGGCTGTGGAGAAGTTGGGGGCAAAGTCCACGCCGGAGGGACGCGCCCGGAGACAGGCCCTGCTGGAGGCGTCCGGGCTGCGCTTCGAGGACGCGGGGACGTGCACGCACGACCAACTGGATGCCGCACTCTGCGCGTGGCTGGGGTGGCTCACGCGCACGCGGCCCGAGCATGTCATCGCGGTGGGACTGCCCCTCACGCACGACGCGGATGGAACATTGCGCGAGGGGTGCATCCTGGACTTGAGCCCTAGACGGTAA
- the gshB gene encoding glutathione synthase: protein MALSLGFLMDPLESVRVDHDTTFSLMLEAQRRGHDVYYFEQGWLRFNGRCSEARMRRVKVRREPGHHFDVLSEDVRPLSKLDVLFLRKDPPVDADYLHATQLVELCPDRAPIFINNPSGIRDANEKLFTLNFPDLMPETRVTRELSVVLEFAAKNAQGTILKPIDGFGGKGILFLAPGDRNARSMVELLTQGGKEPILAQAYVPESRLGDKRIILVDGDPVGAVLRVPSDADHRGNMAAGGTPMKAAITERDLHICKRLKPSLQEKGLTLVGIDVLGDYLTEVNVTSPTGLVEASHLDGVSCEARVLDVAERMHGAR, encoded by the coding sequence ATGGCCCTCTCCCTAGGCTTCCTGATGGACCCGCTCGAGAGCGTGCGGGTGGACCACGACACGACGTTCTCGTTGATGCTGGAGGCACAGCGGCGGGGGCACGACGTCTATTACTTCGAGCAGGGCTGGCTGCGCTTCAACGGCCGGTGCTCGGAGGCGCGCATGCGCCGGGTGAAGGTGCGGCGTGAGCCAGGCCACCACTTCGACGTGCTGAGCGAGGACGTGCGGCCGCTGTCGAAGCTGGACGTGCTCTTCCTGCGCAAGGACCCGCCGGTGGACGCGGACTATCTGCACGCCACGCAACTGGTGGAGCTGTGTCCGGACCGCGCCCCCATCTTCATCAACAACCCGTCCGGCATCCGCGACGCGAACGAGAAGCTCTTCACGCTGAACTTCCCGGACCTGATGCCGGAGACGCGCGTCACGCGTGAGCTGTCCGTGGTGCTGGAGTTCGCGGCGAAGAACGCGCAGGGCACCATCCTCAAGCCCATCGACGGGTTCGGGGGCAAGGGCATCCTGTTCCTCGCCCCGGGGGACCGCAACGCGCGCTCCATGGTGGAGCTGCTCACGCAGGGTGGGAAGGAGCCCATCCTCGCGCAGGCCTACGTGCCGGAGAGCCGCCTGGGCGACAAGCGCATCATCCTGGTGGATGGAGACCCCGTGGGCGCGGTGCTGCGCGTGCCGTCGGACGCGGACCACCGGGGCAACATGGCCGCGGGCGGCACGCCGATGAAGGCGGCCATCACCGAGCGCGACCTCCACATCTGCAAGCGCCTCAAGCCGTCGCTCCAGGAGAAGGGGCTGACGCTGGTGGGCATCGACGTGCTGGGCGACTACCTCACGGAGGTGAACGTCACCAGCCCCACGGGTCTGGTGGAGGCCAGCCACCTGGACGGCGTCTCCTGCGAGGCGCGCGTGCTGGACGTGGCCGAGCGGATGCACGGCGCGCGCTGA
- a CDS encoding tRNA1(Val) (adenine(37)-N6)-methyltransferase encodes MEPVKLEDGETLDSIGTADVRVFQRRTGYRFTLDAVLLAHFAATEGGDLPGPVLELGAGSGVVSLLLVKQFGVAGPVDALELQPAVHGRLTRAVALNGCEGRVRPVLGDLRQARSLFTPGAYGQVVSNPPFRRAEAGVVSPDAERAVSKSEVACDAPSVVAAARHALRPEGGVSLVYPAARLAEVLGVLASARLFPRVLRAVHARVDAPATRFLVQALRDQDRGLSVRAPLIVHGEGPGGYSAEVAALMDVPLAERSGG; translated from the coding sequence GTGGAGCCCGTCAAGCTGGAGGACGGCGAGACGCTGGACTCCATTGGCACCGCGGACGTGCGCGTGTTCCAGCGCCGCACGGGCTACCGCTTCACGTTGGACGCGGTGCTGCTGGCGCACTTCGCGGCCACGGAGGGCGGTGACCTGCCCGGGCCCGTGCTGGAGCTGGGCGCGGGCAGCGGCGTGGTGTCGCTGCTGCTGGTGAAGCAGTTCGGCGTCGCGGGCCCGGTGGACGCGCTGGAGCTCCAGCCCGCGGTGCACGGACGGCTGACGCGCGCGGTGGCGCTCAACGGGTGCGAGGGCCGGGTGCGGCCGGTGCTCGGGGACCTGCGGCAGGCGCGGTCGCTGTTCACGCCCGGGGCCTACGGGCAGGTGGTGTCCAACCCGCCGTTCCGCCGGGCCGAGGCGGGCGTGGTGAGCCCGGACGCGGAGCGGGCCGTGTCCAAGTCGGAGGTGGCCTGCGACGCGCCGTCCGTGGTCGCGGCGGCGCGGCATGCCCTGCGGCCCGAGGGTGGCGTGAGCCTGGTGTATCCGGCGGCGCGGCTGGCGGAGGTGCTGGGGGTGCTCGCGAGCGCGCGGTTGTTCCCCCGGGTGCTGCGCGCCGTCCATGCGCGGGTGGACGCACCCGCCACGCGCTTCCTGGTGCAGGCACTGCGGGACCAGGACCGGGGCCTGTCGGTGCGCGCGCCGCTCATCGTGCACGGCGAGGGGCCCGGCGGGTACAGCGCGGAGGTGGCGGCGCTGATGGACGTGCCGCTAGCGGAGCGGAGCGGGGGTTGA
- a CDS encoding serine/threonine protein kinase, whose product MQQPCYGPARLSSRRGRHFSKALEDELIDFHRGERIGKYEVLTQLTVGGMAELFLGYTSGPGGFRKYVVLKRILPDARSNDQFVRMFLDEARITAAFNHPNIAQVFDLGEEDDGLYLAMEFIGGQNLNQVTSACMKKRQPVPLAFTLSVARDVCLALHYAHTFTSPGGQPSPVIHRDVAQKNIMVTYDGTVKLLDFGIAKAKNSLERTSVGTVKGTTGYMSPEQVRGDPLDGRSDLFSVGVVMHELITGERLFAGKTERDEMVKILEDAIPWPSVLLPHISEDISRVVMRALERNVDRRYPSGRDMARAIEKAAGGKLMDADQRAALMKSLFAERMAATRSLLESADVTTSSQVLASAKRALQKDDGPYLPERKSTALSVVEARRKAEIAKLREELPGSDETAPPVKRSKLGAVWALLSLSLFLGLAYGAFRLTQLLEAEEKAPPPSPMNLGAMVPIRPPNAPVPGGDEAVADADKDTRADTRAGDKDKDRDRAGAKDRDNDRDDATATRSSRKGKARGEVTLFLDEPAEIFFKNKSLGRAPLVKHSLPVGQAELVLVGEDKKRRVLAVPVEAGKPVRLNLKLRELPGR is encoded by the coding sequence ATGCAACAGCCCTGTTATGGTCCGGCCCGGCTTTCTTCACGACGCGGGCGCCATTTTTCGAAGGCGCTGGAGGATGAGCTCATCGACTTCCATCGGGGCGAGCGCATCGGGAAGTACGAGGTGCTCACGCAGCTGACCGTGGGCGGCATGGCGGAGCTGTTCCTGGGCTACACGTCGGGCCCGGGCGGCTTCCGCAAGTACGTGGTGCTCAAGCGCATCCTCCCGGACGCGCGCTCCAATGATCAGTTCGTCCGCATGTTCCTGGACGAGGCGCGCATCACCGCGGCCTTCAACCACCCGAACATCGCGCAGGTGTTCGACCTGGGGGAGGAGGACGACGGGCTCTACCTGGCCATGGAGTTCATCGGCGGGCAGAACCTCAACCAGGTCACCAGCGCGTGCATGAAGAAGCGCCAGCCGGTGCCGCTGGCCTTCACCCTGTCCGTGGCCCGCGACGTGTGCCTGGCCCTGCACTACGCGCACACCTTCACGTCCCCCGGCGGGCAGCCCAGCCCCGTCATCCACCGCGACGTGGCGCAGAAGAACATCATGGTGACCTACGACGGCACCGTGAAGCTGCTCGACTTCGGCATCGCCAAGGCGAAGAACAGCCTGGAGCGCACCAGCGTGGGCACGGTGAAGGGCACCACCGGGTACATGTCCCCGGAGCAGGTGCGCGGCGATCCGCTCGACGGTCGCAGCGACCTGTTCTCCGTGGGTGTGGTGATGCACGAGCTCATCACCGGCGAGCGGCTCTTCGCGGGCAAGACCGAGCGCGACGAGATGGTGAAGATCCTCGAGGACGCCATCCCGTGGCCGTCCGTGCTCCTGCCGCACATCTCCGAGGACATCTCCCGCGTGGTGATGCGCGCGCTGGAGCGCAACGTGGACCGCCGCTACCCGTCCGGGCGGGACATGGCGCGCGCCATCGAGAAGGCGGCCGGCGGCAAGCTGATGGACGCGGACCAGCGCGCCGCGCTCATGAAGAGCCTGTTCGCGGAGCGCATGGCGGCCACGCGGTCCCTGCTGGAGAGCGCGGACGTCACCACCAGCAGCCAGGTGCTGGCGTCGGCGAAGCGGGCGCTCCAGAAGGATGACGGCCCCTACCTGCCGGAGCGCAAGAGCACCGCGCTCAGCGTGGTGGAGGCGCGCAGGAAGGCGGAGATCGCGAAGCTGCGCGAGGAGCTCCCCGGCAGCGACGAGACCGCGCCTCCGGTGAAGCGCTCGAAGCTGGGCGCGGTGTGGGCGCTCCTGTCCCTGTCGCTGTTCCTGGGCCTGGCCTACGGCGCGTTCCGGCTCACTCAGCTGCTGGAGGCCGAGGAGAAGGCGCCCCCACCCTCGCCCATGAACCTGGGCGCCATGGTCCCCATCCGGCCGCCCAACGCCCCCGTGCCCGGCGGAGACGAGGCCGTCGCGGATGCCGACAAGGACACCCGGGCCGACACCCGGGCCGGCGACAAGGACAAGGACCGCGACCGGGCAGGCGCGAAGGACCGGGACAACGACCGGGACGACGCCACCGCCACCCGGAGCAGCCGCAAGGGCAAGGCCCGGGGCGAGGTGACGCTGTTCCTGGATGAGCCCGCGGAGATCTTCTTCAAGAACAAGTCCCTGGGCCGCGCGCCGCTGGTGAAGCACTCCCTGCCTGTGGGACAGGCGGAGCTGGTCCTGGTGGGCGAGGACAAGAAGCGCCGCGTGCTCGCCGTGCCGGTGGAGGCGGGCAAGCCCGTGCGCCTCAACCTCAAGCTGAGGGAGCTGCCGGGCCGCTGA
- a CDS encoding head GIN domain-containing protein, which produces MRMSSLSLLAACCLATTACTAHAEDAVKPSQGSGETRQVEDFHGVSVGHGMHAEVKVGPKSVRLEGSPENLSRIKLEVEDGILTTNVERKGWSRLNGTVRLIVSSPRIDHVEASGGSHMNAEVTASDEFDAEASGGAVLRVSGVDAKNVEAESSGGSEITLSGRATHLDAEASGGAQVHAQKLQGLSALQVEASGGSIVEADAPASVSGDASGGSIIRLSKRPQNANVEVSGGSRLDASN; this is translated from the coding sequence ATGAGGATGTCCTCGCTGTCCCTGCTCGCCGCCTGCTGCCTCGCCACCACCGCCTGCACCGCCCACGCGGAGGACGCGGTCAAACCCTCCCAGGGCTCTGGCGAGACGCGCCAGGTGGAGGACTTCCACGGCGTCTCCGTGGGTCACGGCATGCACGCGGAGGTGAAGGTGGGCCCCAAGTCCGTCCGCCTGGAGGGCTCCCCTGAGAACCTCTCCCGCATCAAGTTGGAGGTGGAGGACGGCATCCTCACCACGAACGTCGAGCGCAAGGGCTGGAGCCGCCTCAACGGCACGGTGAGGCTCATCGTGTCCTCGCCCCGCATCGACCATGTGGAGGCCAGCGGCGGCAGCCACATGAACGCGGAGGTCACCGCGTCCGATGAGTTCGACGCGGAGGCCAGCGGCGGCGCGGTGCTCAGGGTGAGCGGCGTGGACGCCAAGAACGTGGAGGCCGAGTCCAGCGGCGGCTCCGAAATCACCCTCAGCGGCCGCGCCACCCATCTGGACGCCGAGGCCAGCGGCGGCGCGCAGGTGCATGCCCAGAAACTCCAGGGCCTCTCCGCGCTCCAGGTGGAGGCCAGCGGCGGCTCCATCGTGGAGGCCGATGCCCCCGCCAGCGTCTCCGGTGACGCCTCCGGCGGCAGCATCATCCGCCTGTCGAAGCGGCCCCAGAACGCCAACGTCGAGGTCAGCGGCGGCTCGCGCCTCGACGCCTCGAACTAG